The window CGTATACTGGCGCGCATTACGTATTTGGGTTCGATTTCACGGAGCGTCCTGCATGTCCGGCAATACCTACGGCAAGCTGTTCACTGTCACCACCGCGGGCGAAAGCCATGGTCCGGCGTTGGTCGCCATTGTCGATGGCTGCCCGCCGGGCCTGGAGATCTCCCTTGAAGATCTGCAGCGCGACCTGGACCGCCGCAAGCCCGGCACCAGTCGCCACACCACTCAGCGACAGGAAGCCGACGAAGTCGAAATCCTCTCCGGCGTGTTCGAAGGTCGCACCACCGGTTGCGCCATCGGTCTGTTGATCCGCAACACCGACCAGAAGTCCAAGGACTACTCGGCGATCAAGGACCTGTTCCGCCCGGCCCACGCCGACTACACCTACCACCACAAATACGGCGAGCGCGATTATCGCGGCGGCGGTCGCAGCTCGGCCCGCGAAACCGCGATGCGCGTCGCGGCTGGCGCCATTGCGAAAAAATACCTGGCCAGCCAAGGAATCGTGATCCGCGGTTACATGAGCCAGCTCGGTCCGATTGAAATCCCGTTCAAGACCTGGGATTCGGTGGAAGAGAACGCCTTCTTCAGCCCGGACCCGGACAAAGTGCCGGAACTGGAAGCCTATATGGACCAGTTGCGTCGCGACCAGGATTCAGTCGGCGCGAAGATCACTGTCGTCGCCGAAGGCGTGATGCCGGGCCTCGGCGAGCCAATCTTTGATCGCCTCGATGCCGAACTGGCCCATGCGCTGATGAGCATCAACGCGGTCAAGGGCGTGGAAATCGGCGCCGGTTTCGCCAGCGTTTCCCAGCGCGGCACCGAACATCGCGATGAAATGACCCCGGAAGGTTTCCTCAGCAACAACGCAGGCGGCATCCTCGGCGGCATCTCGTCCGGTCAGCCGATCGTCGCGCATCTGGCGCTGAAACCGACCTCCAGCATCACCACACCGGGCCGCTCCATCGACATCCATGGCAACCCGGCGGAAGTCATCACCAAGGGCCGTCACGACCCGTGCGTCGGCATCCGCGCCACGCCAATCGCCGAAGCGATGATGGCCATCGTGCTGATGGATCACCTGTTGCGTCACCGCGGGCAGAACGCCGATGTGCGCGTGAGCACGCCGGTGCTGGGTCAGCTTTAATGGCTGACCTCACAGTCGCTGCAATCTGATGGTTGCAGCGGCGCTCCCGTACTGGCGGCTTTCCAGTTTCTATCTGTTCTATTTCGCCTTACTCGGTTCGACAGCGCCGTTTCTGGCGCTGTACTTCGATCACCTGGGTTTCAGCGCCGCGCGCATCGGCGAGCTGGTGGCGATCCCGATGCTGATGCGCTGCGTGGCGCCGAACATCTGGGGCTGGCTCGGCGATTACACCGGTAGGCGCCTGGCCATCGTGCGTTTCGGCGCGGTGTGCACACTACTGACGTTTTCGCTGATTTTCGTCAGCAAGACCTACGCCTGGCTGGCGATGGTCATGGCTTTGCACGCGTTCTTCTGGCACGCGGTGTTGCCGCAGTTTGAGGTCATCACCCTGGCGCATTTGCAGGGCCAGACCTCGCGCTACAGTCAGATTCGTCTGTGGGGCTCAATCGGCTTCATCATTACGGTGGTCGCGCTCGGGCGTTTGTTCGAATGGCTGAGCCTGGATATTTACCCGGCGGCGCTGGTGTTGATCATGGCCGGTATCGTATTGAGCAGCCTGTGGGTGCCGAACGCGCAACCGGCACCGGGTAACCGGGTGGCGGGCGAGGGGTTCATCAAGCAACTGCGCAGCCCCGGCGTTCTGGCGTTTTACGGATGCGTGGCGCTGATGCAGATGAGCCACGGGCCGTATTACACGTTTTTGACCCTGCACCTTGAGCGCCTGGGTTACAGCCGTGGTGTGATCGGCATGCTCTGGGCGGTCGGCGTGGTGGCGGAAGTGCTGATGTTCATGGCCATGAGCAGGATCCTCGCGCGCTTCTCGTTGCGTCGGGTGCTGCTGGCGAGTTTTCTGTTGGCGGCGCTGCGCTGGTTGCTGCTCGGATCGTTGGCCGAATTCCTTTGGGTACTGCTGTTTGCCCAGGTGTTGCACGCGGCGACGTTCGGCAGCTTTCACGCGGCTGCCATTTCATTCGTGCAACGTAGCTTCGGCGCACGCCAGCAAGGGCAGGGTCAGGCGTTGTACGCCGCGTTGGCCGGCACCGGCGGTGCGATCGGCGCGTTGTATTCCGGTTACAGCTGGAACGCCCTTGGCGCCGCATGGACCTTTAGTATTGCCAGTCTCGCAGCCGTCGCGGCTGCCGTTATCATTGCCACACGTATGCAAGAGGACAGGCCATGAGCCTTACCCGTGAACACCTCGCCCAGGAAATCATCGACGCCGGGCGTTTTCTGTATGGCCGCGGCTGGTCGCCGGCCACCAGCAGCAATTATTCGACCCGCTTGTCGCCAACCGAAGCCTTGCTGACGGTGTCGGGCAAGCACAAGGGTCAACTCGGCATCGACGATGTGCTCGCCACCGATTTGTCGGGCAACAGCCTGGAACCGGGCAAGAAGCCGTCCGCCGAAACCCTGCTGCACACCCAGCTCTATAGCTGGCGCGCGGAGATTGGTGCAGTGCTGCACACGCATTCGGTAAATGCCACGGTGTTGTCGCGCCTGACCCCGGAAGCTTTCATCGAGTTCGAAGATTACGAACTGCAAAAAGCCTTCAGCGGCGTGTCGACCCATGAATCCCGGGTACGCGTGCCGATTTTCGACAACGATCAGGACATTGCGCGTCTGGCCGCCAAGGTGCAGCCTTGGCTCGACGCCCATCCCGATTGCGTCGGTTACCTGATTCGCGGCCACGGCCTCTACACCTGGGGCGCACGCATGAGCGACGCGCTACGGCAGATCGAGGCCTTTGAATTTTTGTTCGAGTGCGAGTTGAAAACCCGCTCGCTCTCTAACCGTCAAGCTTAAGGAGTTGCCCTGATGAGCAGCCTGTCCGTCTATCACGTCTCCAGCCCTGTAATTCCCAACAAGGTGCTGACCCACCTCGAAGACATTCAGTCGACCCTCGCCGAGCAGGGCGTGCGTTTCGACCGCTGGCAGGCTACTGCGAAGATCCAGCCCGGTGCCAGCCAGGAAGAAGTGATCGCCGCTTACCAGGAGCAAATCGACAAGCTGATGACCGAGCGCGGTTACATCACGGTCGACGTGATCAGCCTCAACAGCGATCACCCGCAAAAAGTCGAATTGCGCGCCAAGTTCCTCAACGAGCACCGCCATGGCGAAGACGAAGTAAGATTTTTCGTCGCCGGCCGTGGCCTGTTTACCCTGCACATCGACGATTACGTCTACGCCGTGCTCTGCGAGAAAAACGATCTGATCTCGGTGCCGGCCGGCACCAGGCACTGGTTTGACATGGGCGAACACCCGCATTTCGTCGCGATCCGTCTGTTCAACAACCCGGAAGGCTGGGTGGCCAACTTCACCGGCGAAGACATCGCCAACCAATTCCCGCGTCTTGAGGACTGAGTCGATGCCGATCAAAGCGATCCTCACCGACATCGAAGGCACCACCAGCGCGGTGAGTTTTGTGTTCGACGTGCTGTTTCCCTACGCGGCCAAACATCTGCCGGACTTTGTGCGTCAGCAGGCCGAGCGCGCCGACGTGGCCGAGCAACTGGACGCCGTGCGCCGCGACAGCAACGAGCCGAACGCCGATGTCGAGCGCGTCATTGAAATCCTGCTGGGCTGGATCGCCGAAGACCGCAAGGCCACGCCGTTGAAAGCGTTGCAAGGGATGGTTTGGGAGCAGGGCTACCAGGCCGGGCAGTTGAAGGGCCACGTTTATGCGGATGCGGTAGAAGCGCTCAAGCAATGGCATCAGGCCGGTTATCAACTGTTCGTTTATTCCTCAGGCTCGATTCAGGCGCAAAAGCTGATCTTCGGCTGCTCCGAGGCGGGGGATTTGACGCCGTTGTTCAGCGGCTATTTCGACACCACGTCCGGGCCCAAGCGTGATGCGCAGTCCTACGTCAATATCACTGAGGCGATCAAGCTTGAGTCCGGGCAGATTCTGTTTCTGTCGGACATCGTCGAAGAGCTGGATGCAGCGCGTAAGGCGGGGATGGCCACTTGCGGACTGGCCCGTGAGGGCGGCGAACTGGCGGGGCATGTCACGGTGGACAGTTTTGCGCGGATAAATCTTTCAACGTTCTAAACCACAACAGCACAACATAAAACCTGTGGGAGCGGGCTTGCTCGCGAAGGCGGAATGTCAGTCGACATTAATGTTGACTGATTAGCCCCCTTCGCGAGCAAGCCCGCTCCCACAGTTACTTACAGCGAATGATAAGTCGGCAACGCAAACCGTTGCTGGCTCTGCAACATGGAAATCTGCGGCAATTCGCTGGCCTGTTCCGCAAGGTCACGGCGAATCGCGCTGATGACCCACGACAGTTGATCGCCATTGTGCAGTTGCTGGTAGGAAATCGAGCGTTTGAACTCTCTGCCTTCGCCGCCGCGCAGAGTCAGCAGAATTCCGCCGTCAGGACGGGCCTGGGTGATGACTTCAAAGTTGGAGAACAAGGACGAAAATTTTTCCTGGATCAGGCTCATGTCTTTCAGCTCCGTGATGACTTGAATGGCAAGCATGCACAGAGGGTTGCAGTGATTGTGCCAGTATCTGATTTTTAATAATTACCTTTAAAAACAGTATCTTACAGTTAGAAGTTATTTTCGCTTTCGTGCAATTTGCAAGAATGGCCATCGTGCATCCTGCATTTTGCGTGGTCGTCGGCGATTCGATGGAACCATTCGGCGTACTTGCGCTCGGGTTATCCATCACTACTATCGCGGATACAAAACATTTCAAAAACCGCGTGTACAGCTCAAGAACCGTTGACGTATTTTCGGGCTTCAATCAGCGCCGCCCGACAATAAAAAGATCGAACGGGAGCAACCATGAGCGACACGATTACCTGGGGCATGATGCTCCGCAAGCTGCCTTCCATTGCCAAAGCCCTGCCACGGGTGGTGAAGGGAATGAAGGTCGCCAACGTCAAGGATCCGACCCAAACGTGTGGCCTGGGCTGGAGTTTCGAACAAGCTGCCTTGCGCAACCCTGACGGCCCGGCCTTGCTGCACGGCGATGTTTCGCTGACTTATGCACAGGTCAATCAGTGGGCCAATCGCATCGCCCATCACTTGATCGACCAAGGCATCGGCAAGGGTGACGTGGTGGCGGTGTTTATCGAGAACCGCCCGGAACTGCTGGTGACGATCCTGGCGGTGGCCAAGGTCGGCGCGATCAGTGCCTTGCTCAATACCTCGCAGACCCGCGACACCCTGGCTCATAGCCTGAACCTTGTAGCGCCGGCCGCCATTGTCGTCGGCGAAGAGCTCGTCCCGGCATTTCTGGCCGTGCGTGAGCGCGTAGCGATCGAAGCGGCGCGGACCTGGTTTGTCGCCGATCAAGACACCTGGAACCATCCGGGCATCGCCCCGGCCGGGTTCATCAACCTGATGACGGCCAGTATCGACGCCGACAGCGAGAATCCCGCCAGCAGCCAGCAGGTGTTCTTCGACGACCCTTGTTTCTATATCTACACCTCGGGCACCACCGGGTTGCCCAAGGCCGGCGTGTTCAAGCACGGGCGCTGGATGCGCAGCTCAGCCAGCTTCGGGATGATCGCGCTGGACATGCGTCCCGAGGACGTCGTCTATTGCACCTTGCCGCTGTATCACGCCACCGGCCTGTGCGTGTGCTGGGGTTCGGCCATCAGCGGCGCTTCGGGTTTCGCCATCCGCCGCAAGTTCAGCGCCAGCCAGTTCTGGAGCGATGTGCGCAAATACCGCGCGACTACCCTCGGCTACGTCGGCGAGTTGTGCCGTTACCTGGTCGATCAACCGCCCAGTGCCGGCGACAGCAAGCACGGCGTGACCAAGATGATCGGCAACGGTCTGCGTCCCGGGGCGTGGAACGAGTTCAAAACGCGTTTTGGCGTCAACCACATCTGCGAACTGTATGCCGCCAGCGATGGCAACATCGGCTTCACCAACATTCTGAATTTCGACAACACGGTCGGTTTTTCCCTGATGTCCTGGGAGTTGGCGGCGTACGACCACGACAGTGGCGCGCCGACCCGCCAAGCCAATGGCTTCATGCGCAAGGTCGACAAGGGCGAGCAGGGTTTGTTGCTGGCGAAAATCGACGACAAGGCGCCGTTGGACGGCTACACCGACCCACAGAAAACCGCAAAAGTCGTCCTGCATGATGTGTTCGAGAAGGGCGACCGTTACTTCAATACCGGCGACTTGCTGCGCAACATCGGTTTTGGTCACGCACAGTTTGTCGACCGACTGGGCGACACTTATCGCTGGAAGGGTGAAAACGTCTCGACCACTGAAGTCGAGAACATCCTCCTGAAACATCCGCATATTTCCGAAGCCGTGGCCTATGGCGTGGAAATCCGCAACACCAACGGCCGGGCCGGGATGGCGGCAATCACGCCCGCCG of the Pseudomonas sp. MAG733B genome contains:
- a CDS encoding MFS transporter, which produces MVAAALPYWRLSSFYLFYFALLGSTAPFLALYFDHLGFSAARIGELVAIPMLMRCVAPNIWGWLGDYTGRRLAIVRFGAVCTLLTFSLIFVSKTYAWLAMVMALHAFFWHAVLPQFEVITLAHLQGQTSRYSQIRLWGSIGFIITVVALGRLFEWLSLDIYPAALVLIMAGIVLSSLWVPNAQPAPGNRVAGEGFIKQLRSPGVLAFYGCVALMQMSHGPYYTFLTLHLERLGYSRGVIGMLWAVGVVAEVLMFMAMSRILARFSLRRVLLASFLLAALRWLLLGSLAEFLWVLLFAQVLHAATFGSFHAAAISFVQRSFGARQQGQGQALYAALAGTGGAIGALYSGYSWNALGAAWTFSIASLAAVAAAVIIATRMQEDRP
- the mtnC gene encoding acireductone synthase — translated: MPIKAILTDIEGTTSAVSFVFDVLFPYAAKHLPDFVRQQAERADVAEQLDAVRRDSNEPNADVERVIEILLGWIAEDRKATPLKALQGMVWEQGYQAGQLKGHVYADAVEALKQWHQAGYQLFVYSSGSIQAQKLIFGCSEAGDLTPLFSGYFDTTSGPKRDAQSYVNITEAIKLESGQILFLSDIVEELDAARKAGMATCGLAREGGELAGHVTVDSFARINLSTF
- a CDS encoding methylthioribulose 1-phosphate dehydratase, which translates into the protein MSLTREHLAQEIIDAGRFLYGRGWSPATSSNYSTRLSPTEALLTVSGKHKGQLGIDDVLATDLSGNSLEPGKKPSAETLLHTQLYSWRAEIGAVLHTHSVNATVLSRLTPEAFIEFEDYELQKAFSGVSTHESRVRVPIFDNDQDIARLAAKVQPWLDAHPDCVGYLIRGHGLYTWGARMSDALRQIEAFEFLFECELKTRSLSNRQA
- a CDS encoding acireductone dioxygenase; the encoded protein is MSSLSVYHVSSPVIPNKVLTHLEDIQSTLAEQGVRFDRWQATAKIQPGASQEEVIAAYQEQIDKLMTERGYITVDVISLNSDHPQKVELRAKFLNEHRHGEDEVRFFVAGRGLFTLHIDDYVYAVLCEKNDLISVPAGTRHWFDMGEHPHFVAIRLFNNPEGWVANFTGEDIANQFPRLED
- the aroC gene encoding chorismate synthase encodes the protein MSGNTYGKLFTVTTAGESHGPALVAIVDGCPPGLEISLEDLQRDLDRRKPGTSRHTTQRQEADEVEILSGVFEGRTTGCAIGLLIRNTDQKSKDYSAIKDLFRPAHADYTYHHKYGERDYRGGGRSSARETAMRVAAGAIAKKYLASQGIVIRGYMSQLGPIEIPFKTWDSVEENAFFSPDPDKVPELEAYMDQLRRDQDSVGAKITVVAEGVMPGLGEPIFDRLDAELAHALMSINAVKGVEIGAGFASVSQRGTEHRDEMTPEGFLSNNAGGILGGISSGQPIVAHLALKPTSSITTPGRSIDIHGNPAEVITKGRHDPCVGIRATPIAEAMMAIVLMDHLLRHRGQNADVRVSTPVLGQL
- a CDS encoding DUF3509 domain-containing protein; its protein translation is MSLIQEKFSSLFSNFEVITQARPDGGILLTLRGGEGREFKRSISYQQLHNGDQLSWVISAIRRDLAEQASELPQISMLQSQQRFALPTYHSL
- a CDS encoding long-chain-acyl-CoA synthetase, with amino-acid sequence MSDTITWGMMLRKLPSIAKALPRVVKGMKVANVKDPTQTCGLGWSFEQAALRNPDGPALLHGDVSLTYAQVNQWANRIAHHLIDQGIGKGDVVAVFIENRPELLVTILAVAKVGAISALLNTSQTRDTLAHSLNLVAPAAIVVGEELVPAFLAVRERVAIEAARTWFVADQDTWNHPGIAPAGFINLMTASIDADSENPASSQQVFFDDPCFYIYTSGTTGLPKAGVFKHGRWMRSSASFGMIALDMRPEDVVYCTLPLYHATGLCVCWGSAISGASGFAIRRKFSASQFWSDVRKYRATTLGYVGELCRYLVDQPPSAGDSKHGVTKMIGNGLRPGAWNEFKTRFGVNHICELYAASDGNIGFTNILNFDNTVGFSLMSWELAAYDHDSGAPTRQANGFMRKVDKGEQGLLLAKIDDKAPLDGYTDPQKTAKVVLHDVFEKGDRYFNTGDLLRNIGFGHAQFVDRLGDTYRWKGENVSTTEVENILLKHPHISEAVAYGVEIRNTNGRAGMAAITPAESLATLDFSELLAFVRQQMPAYAVPLFLRVKVKMETTGTFKYQKTRLKDEAFDPGRTGDDPIYAWLPGTDTYVQVTEQVLTDIQGGKHRY